Proteins encoded in a region of the Babesia bovis T2Bo chromosome 4 map unlocalized Chr4_2, whole genome shotgun sequence genome:
- a CDS encoding protein disulfide-isomerase domain containing protein yields MDFRSALALVCSLISLGFASATSENGPSAVVELTEHTIHKFISDNDAVLVKFYAPWCMHCQSLAPEYEKAAKQLSEEGSEIILAELNCDGAPTVAQEFGIEGYPTIKFFRKGNPREYDGTRQADGIVSWCKDILLPAVVRVVSADDIIHEADIIFVASGHDSSEELMQEYENLADIHRSDATFYFVHQGKKEIYVMHRGNDRFEFTGSTVEELVEFVRQESLPLFAEIGHANYVRYFNSGKAISWFCATQADYDKYRSTFISVARKLRASVLFAWLDVEKFTAAKEAFAIESFPAVAHQTNAGRYILLPEVYPYDDVEAVIRFYSDVEAGKVPRSIKSEAEPTSNDGPVVTLVGKTLTSYVQNASKPILLMIHSPFCEHCKKFMPVFTSFGETMGSDGRVSVALLNGDANESELEFIQWTAYPTVLLIKPGGTDVMSYEGKRTLEDLTSFVEKHVADQRHEEF; encoded by the exons atggattTCCGCAGCGCTTTGGCGCTAGTGTGCTCATTGATTAGCCTGGGCTTCGCCAGCGCTACAAGTGAAAATGGGCCCTCGGCAGTCGTTGAATTGACCGAACATACCATCCACAAGTTCATTTCTGATAATGATGCTGTCTTGGTTAAGTTCTATGCTCCATG GTGTATGCACTGCCAGTCATTGGCACCGGAATATGAGAAGGCCGCCAAACAACTATCGGAAGAAGGTAGCGAAATCATTTTGGCCGAATTGAACTGTGACGGCGCTCCCACTGTTGCACAAGAGTTCGGTATTGAAGGATACCCAACCATCAAGTTCTTCCGTAAAGGTAACCCTCGTGAATACGATGGTACACGCCAAGCCGACGGAATCGTATCATGGTGCAAGGATATCCTACTGCCAGCTGTAGTCAGGGTGGTAAGCGCTGACGATATCATTCATGAAGCAGATATCATCTTCGTCGCCTCCGGCCACGATAGCAGCGAGGAGCTTATGCAGGAGTATGAAAATTTGGCTGATATCCACCGTAGTGATGCTACCTTCTATTTTGTACACCAGGGTAAGAAGGAAATCTACGTGATGCACAGAGGCAACGACCGTTTCGAGTTCACCGGCTCAACAGTTGAAGAGTTGGTTGAATTCGTAAGACAGGAGAGCCTGCCCCTCTTTGCTGAGATTGGTCACGCCAACTATGTGCGTTACTTCAACTCTGGCAAGGCCATATCGTGGTTCTGCGCCACCCAGGCTGACTACGATAAATACCGTAGTACCTTCATCTCCGTCGCACGTAAATTGCGCGCTAGCGTACTATTCGCGTGGCTCGATGTCGAGAAATTCACTGCTGCCAAAGAGGCATTTGCCATAGAATCCTTCCCCGCCGTAGCACACCAGACCAATGCCGGCAGGTACATCCTTCTCCCAGAGGTCTACCCCTACGACGACGTTGAGGCAGTGATACGCTTCTACTCCGATGTAGAGGCTGGTAAAGTACCACGCAGCATTAAGAGTGAAGCCGAACCCACTAGCAACGACGGCCCCGTAGTCACACTTGTTGGTAAAACACTCACCAGCTACGTACAAAACGCATCTAAACCAATATTGCTCATGATCCACTCACCATTCTGTGAACATTGCAAGAAGTTCATGCCAGTATTTACATCATTCGGTGAAACCATGGGATCTGACGGACGCGTCAGCGTAGCACTACTCAACGGTGACGCCAACGAATCTGAACTTGAATTCATCCAATGGACCGCTTACCCAACCGTCCTACTCATCAAACCAGGTGGCACTGATGTCATGTCCTACGAGGGCAAACGCACACTCGAGGATCTCACATCCTTCGTAGAAAAGCATGTCGCCGACCAGCGCCATGAAGAATTCTAA
- a CDS encoding 2OG-Fe(II) oxygenase family protein produces MEGNSGCLVEDYDGLEHVVTISDDGCGYEIRCHKESELILESPDEGVQRRCPKLYISIDPHVSLILNLLEPSWVRHLIDLGNTRWISSKTSTGRLSSHPDSYTTQVSATRRSQSAVFQHGETEIIARIEHRVSLIAGVSVDHLERLVMVKYSPGDYFKEHHDGAFRTHTVLLYLNDVDGGETVFPELKIAVRPVGNSALYWKNTTEDGVADFRMVHAGVCPKSGTKYAVNCFFNVEPVRTQ; encoded by the exons ATGGAAGGCAATAGTGGTTGTTTAGTGGAGGATTACGACGGCCTTGAGCACGTAGTTACAATATCTGATGACGGTTGTGGTTATGAGATTCGTTGCCATAAAGAGAGTGAATTGATATTGGAATCACCTGATGAAGGGGTTCAGCGTCGTTGTCCAAAGTTATACATATCTATTGATCCGCACGTATCTCTTATTCTCAACTTATTGGAGCCCAGTTGGGTTCGTCATCTTATAGATCTTGGTAACACCCGTTGGATTAGTAGCAAGACTTCCACTGGTCGTTTATCATCTCATCCA GATTCCTACACTACTCAGGTTAGCGCCACTCGTCGTAGTCAGAGCGCTGTGTTCCAGCATGGCGAGACTGAGATTATCGCTCGTATAGAGCACCGCGTATCGCTTATAGCTGGTGTTAGTGTAGATCACTTGGAGCGTCTGGTTATGGTCAAGTACTCACCCGGCGACTACTTCAAGGAGCATCATGACGGTGCATTCCGCACTCATACGGTACTGCTGTACCTGAATG ATGTTGATGGCGGGGAGACAGTGTTCCCCGAGTTAAAAATCGCAGTGCGTCCTGTTGGTAACAGCGCTCTCTATTGGAAGAACACTACGGAAGATGGCGTTGCAGACTTTCGTATGGTTCACGCTGGCGTGTGCCCCAAGTCGGGGACTAAGTATGCTGTCAACTGCTTCTTCAACGTGGAGCCTGTACGGACTCAGTAG
- a CDS encoding U6 snRNA-associated LSM domain family protein, with product MAPSLEQFIECQVCVVTVDGRVFIGDLKGFDQVTNLVLYNCVERVFRKGVPFEDLPLGIYLIRGDNIALVGEVDMEVDKTLEGLEAEPIKPVIY from the exons ATGGCCCCGTCACTTGAGCAGTTCATTGAAT GCCAGGTGTGCGTGGTTACAGTCGACGGCAGAGTGTTCATCGGCGACCTGAAGGGATTCGATCAAGTTACCAACCTAGTACTCTACAACTGTGTTGAGCGAGTATTCCGGAAAGGAGTACCATTCGAGGACCTGCCGCTAGGGATATACCTCATCAGAGGAGATAATAT AGCACTGGTGGGAGAAGTTGATATGGAAGTCGACAAGACCCTTGAAGGACTTGAAGCAGAACCTATCAAACCAGTCATCTACTGA
- a CDS encoding AP2 domain family protein, with protein MTMQGMYSFYNEPYDFQLVLGISLVGIPDNWDCEQTLRYIRAYNTLFGEESSIGFCGISIQESTSDEPRCAHLICDNLLTKQKCLHMRVLPVLVQDDSETEPYRCAIVAIRPYCFWVKRSKDSPVLPYMFPKYTSREVIGEEFEANMLLMPNNQRMLVVATMIGTGLIPSDQLQNDISHVLRQWLVEITGSKSTELTERLSQLQKVVSTFKAHPLSVPDELIFAADYKQLFSWTWQWDPRMVMHNEYQRSCQLVIDGRKGNCNERVKRGSRHTGCIRFETSRRRWVVDLSINGCRMQKCFHENLFGIVGGFQEARRWRLDYIRNTFNEFDVEVEERIVNDLVDKILLLDKSYHEGLLEALREPVEGYEHIIDRRTQRAIVDGRLQDLGFKNDNENK; from the exons ATGACAATGCAAGGGATGTACAGCTTCTATAACGAGCCTTACGACTTCCAGCTTGTGCTGGGCATAAGCTTGGTTGGAATCCCAGATAACTG GGACTGCGAACAAACTTTGCGTTACATCCGTGCATACAATACACTATTCGGAGAGGAGTCCAGTATTGGATTTTGCGGAATATCAATACAAGAAAGTACATCCGACGAGCCGCGGTGCGCCCACCTAATTTGCGATAACCTCCTGACTAAACAG AAATGCCTACATATGCGGGTGCTACCAGTGCTGGTTCAAGATGATAGCGAGACTGAGCCCTATCGTTGCGCAATAGTGGCCATTAGACCATACTGCTTCTGGGTCAAACGATCCAAAGATAGCCCAGTGCTACCTTACATGTTTCCCAAGTATACATCCAGAGAAGTAATAGGAGAAGAATTTGAAGCCAATATGTTACTCATGCCTAACAATCAAAGGATGCTAGTAGTGGCTACCATGATAGGCACCGGCCTCATTCCATCAG ACCAACttcaaaatgatatatcccACGTTCTACGACAATGGCTTGTGGAAATAACAGGATCCAAGAGTACAGAACTCACTGAAAGACTATCGCAGCTACAAAAAGTAGTATCTACATTCAAAGCACACCCTTTAAGTGTGCCAGATGAGTTAATTTTTGCTGCAGATTACAAGCAGTTGTTTTCCTGGACATGGCAATGGGACCCACGCATGGTCATGCATAATGAATACCAAAGATCATGCCAACTTGTAATCGATGGAAGAAAAGGAAATTGTAATGAAAGAGTAAAACGAGGGTCACGCCATACGGGATGCATACGATTTGAAACCAGCCGTAGAAGATGGGTAGTGGATCTGTCAATCAACGGATGCCGTATGCAAAAGTGCTTCCACGAAAACCTATTCGGAATCGTAGGAGGCTTCCAAGAAGCACGCAGATGGCGACTAGACTACATAAGGAACACATTCAACGAATTTGATGTAGAAGTTGAAGAACGCATCGTCAACGATCTTGTTGATAAAATTCTGCTACTCGACAAAAGCTACCACGAAGGACTACTGGAAGCACTCCGAGAACCAGTAGAAGGCTATGAACATATAATAGACAGACGTACCCAGCGCGCAATAGTCGATGGTAGACTCCAAGATCTGGGATTTAAAAACGATAATGAAAACAAGTAA